One segment of Colius striatus isolate bColStr4 chromosome 11, bColStr4.1.hap1, whole genome shotgun sequence DNA contains the following:
- the TMEM169 gene encoding transmembrane protein 169: MSSEVLESSSGMEETVQKESKAGSQSPHRGSMRRAVATTVTFDGEATMDRRKKKKKESRPESIIVYRSENENKVEEEQADEEGGERNSEEGSKFLGQSVADGVWNMPLDSRYVTLTGTITRGKKKGQMVDIHVSLTDKELQELAKSKEPPKEDLPEKKKCDVGLDKGPHIVLWTIICLPIIFVVSFVVSFYYGTITWYNIFLVYNEERTFWHKITFCPFLIIFYPIIIMVVSFSLGLYSALAQVTWSFGYWWHAVRDMEKGFCGWLCSKLGLEDCSPYSIVELLDSDNISGSLSGKSSAQGVETSAV, translated from the exons ATGTCAAGTGAGGTGCTTGAGAGCAGCAGTGGGATGGAGGAGACTGTGCAGAAAGAGAGTAAGGCTGGAAGCCAGAGTCCTCACCGTGGCTccatgagaagggctgtggcaACCACTGTCACCTTTGATGGGGAAGCCACTATGGACcgcaggaaaaagaagaagaaggagtCCCGTCCTGAGTCAATAATAGTGTATCGATCTGAGAATGAGAATAAGGTGGAAGAAGAACAGGCAgatgaagaaggaggggagaggaacTCTGAGGAAGGCTCCAAGTTCCTGGGTCAGTCTGTGGCAGATG GTGTCTGGAACATGCCTTTAGACAGCCGATATGTCACCTTGACTGGAACAATCACcaggggaaagaagaagggTCAGATGGTGGATATCCATGTCTCATTAACGGACAAAGAGCTGCAAGAACTGGCTAAGTCAAAGGAACCTCCTAAAGAGGACTTAcctgagaagaagaaatgtgatGTTGGGCTGGACAAAGGACCTCACATTGTCCTCTGGACCATCATCTGCCTCCCCATTATTTTTGTGGTGTCCTTCGTGGTTTCATTCTACTATGGAACCATTACATGGTACAACATCTTCTTAGTGTACAATGAAGAGAGGACCTTCTGGCACAAAATCACCTTTTGTCCCTTTTTAATCATCTTCTACCCAATTATAATTATGGTTGTGTCTTTTTCTCTAGGCCTGTACTCAGCCCTTGCCCAGGTAACATGGTCCTTTGGCTACTGGTGGCATGCTGTCAGGGATATGGAGAAGGGCTTCTGTGGCTGGCTCTGCAGCAAGCTGGGTTTGGAAGATTGTTCTCCCTATAGCATTGTTGAGCTGCTAGATTCTGACAATATCTCAGGTAGTCTCTCTGGCAAGAGCTCTGCACAAGGGGTTGAGACCTCAGCAGTCTGA
- the PECR gene encoding peroxisomal trans-2-enoyl-CoA reductase isoform X1, whose amino-acid sequence MAAVRGLLAAGLFRGRVAIVTGGGTGIGKAIAADLLALGCSVVIASRKYDRLKAAAEELNNTFSSMSPAKVTPIQCNIRKEDEVEALVKSTLSLHGKIDFLVNNGGGQFTSLSENIKAKGWNAVIDTNLTGTFYCCKAVYNAWMQEHGGVIVNITASMRNGFPGMSHTAAARAAVNNLTKTLALEWAHSGVRINSVAPGMVFSETAVANYGEQGTMMLLQLIPKIPAKRSAVPEEISPAVCFLLSPAASYITGITLVVDGGQNLYSSPLEVPDHNRWPSLPEGKNSEMLKKLLSGEFKPKL is encoded by the exons ATGGCGGCGGTGCgcgggctgctggcggcggggcTGTTCCGCGGGAGGGTGGCCATCGTCACCGGCGGCGGCACCGGCATCGGCAAGGCCATCGCCGCCGACTTGCTGGCGCTAG GTTGCAGTGTTGTTATTGCATCTCGTAAATATGACCGATtaaaagctgctgcagaagaaCTGAATAATACGTTTTCTTCCATGAGTCCTGCCAAAGTGACTCCCATACAGTGCAACATCCGCAAAGAAGATGAG GTGGAAGCTTTGGTGAAGTCTACGTTGAGTCTGCATGGGAAGATTGACTTCCTGGTGAATAATGGAGGAGGCCAATTCACAAGTCTTTCTGAAAATATCAAAGCAAAAGGCTGGAATGCTGTGATAGACACAAATCTGACAGGGACCTTCTACTGCTGCAAAGCAG TGTACAATGCCTGGATGCAGGAGCATGGAGGAGTCATTGTCAACATTACTGCTTCCATGAGAAATGGGTTTCCTGGAATGTC GCATACAGCAGCTGCAAGAGCTGCAGTCAACAACCTAACCAAGACTTTAGCTTTAGAATGGGCCCACAGTGGAGTAAGAATCAACAGCGTTGCTCCT GGGATGGTATTCTCTGAAACCGCTGTTGCAAACTATGGAGAACAAGGTACAATGATGTTGTTGCAGCTCATACCAAAGATTCCTGCCAAGAGATCAGCAGTTCCTGAGGAG ATCTCTCCTGCAGTGTGTTTCCTACTGTCTCCAGCTGCTTCTTACATAACTGGGATAACCCTGGTTGTGGATGGTGGCCAAAATTTGTATAGCAGTCCCTTAGAAGTACCTG atCACAACAGATGGCCCTCActaccagaaggaaaaaattctgaaaTGCTTAAAAAGCTTCTTTCTGGCGAGTTCAAGCCAAAGCTGTAA
- the PECR gene encoding peroxisomal trans-2-enoyl-CoA reductase isoform X2 — MAAVRGLLAAGLFRGRVAIVTGGGTGIGKAIAADLLALGCSVVIASRKYDRLKAAAEELNNTFSSMSPAKVTPIQCNIRKEDEVEALVKSTLSLHGKIDFLVNNGGGQFTSLSENIKAKGWNAVIDTNLTGTFYCCKAVYNAWMQEHGGVIVNITASMRNGFPGMSHTAAARAAVNNLTKTLALEWAHSGVRINSVAPGMVFSETAVANYGEQGTMMLLQLIPKIPAKRSAVPEEITTDGPHYQKEKILKCLKSFFLASSSQSCKRMRFCLIPSCTLADNLTL; from the exons ATGGCGGCGGTGCgcgggctgctggcggcggggcTGTTCCGCGGGAGGGTGGCCATCGTCACCGGCGGCGGCACCGGCATCGGCAAGGCCATCGCCGCCGACTTGCTGGCGCTAG GTTGCAGTGTTGTTATTGCATCTCGTAAATATGACCGATtaaaagctgctgcagaagaaCTGAATAATACGTTTTCTTCCATGAGTCCTGCCAAAGTGACTCCCATACAGTGCAACATCCGCAAAGAAGATGAG GTGGAAGCTTTGGTGAAGTCTACGTTGAGTCTGCATGGGAAGATTGACTTCCTGGTGAATAATGGAGGAGGCCAATTCACAAGTCTTTCTGAAAATATCAAAGCAAAAGGCTGGAATGCTGTGATAGACACAAATCTGACAGGGACCTTCTACTGCTGCAAAGCAG TGTACAATGCCTGGATGCAGGAGCATGGAGGAGTCATTGTCAACATTACTGCTTCCATGAGAAATGGGTTTCCTGGAATGTC GCATACAGCAGCTGCAAGAGCTGCAGTCAACAACCTAACCAAGACTTTAGCTTTAGAATGGGCCCACAGTGGAGTAAGAATCAACAGCGTTGCTCCT GGGATGGTATTCTCTGAAACCGCTGTTGCAAACTATGGAGAACAAGGTACAATGATGTTGTTGCAGCTCATACCAAAGATTCCTGCCAAGAGATCAGCAGTTCCTGAGGAG atCACAACAGATGGCCCTCActaccagaaggaaaaaattctgaaaTGCTTAAAAAGCTTCTTTCTGGCGAGTTCAAGCCAAAGCTGTAAAAGAATGAGATTTTGCCTTATTCCCAGTTGCACACTTGCTGATAATCTCACTTTGTGA